In the Podospora pseudocomata strain CBS 415.72m chromosome 5, whole genome shotgun sequence genome, one interval contains:
- a CDS encoding hypothetical protein (CAZy:PL1; COG:G; EggNog:ENOG503NXXT): MRFNLLLLFAPLSRALPLLPTSLFGLASWDVEGFARDNPLGPTTGGKGGPTVTVSTVADFKAAVTGDEPKIVLVSGELNFPSRPKIGSNKSVIGVGKTAQITGSGLDIVNATNVIIQNLKISFILDNDCITIRNSTRVWVDHNEFTSDISKGPDEYDGQVDIIRGSDWITVSWNYFHDHWKSSLVGNDANFRDIDFGHLHITYHHNHWRNEGTRGPAGRFGHQHVYNNLYEDFLYQAIHSRSDNQVLVEGNVFRGKTREALSTYGLVIPEDSPNTCVCGDEELDGFANLGARNDWGGATVNITQVGDFVKAPYKYKLTPLLLVSPLVKFGAGVGKI; this comes from the exons ATGCGGTTCAACCTTCTCTTACTGTTTGCTCCCTTATCACGggctctccccctcctccccacctccctcttcggcCTCGCCTCCTGGGACGTGGAAGGCTTCGCGAGAGATAACCCCCTCGGCCCTACCACCGGCGGCAAAGGCGGTCCCACTGTCACCGTGTCCACCGTCGCAGACTTCAAAGCAGCAGTCACCGGTGATGAACCAAAGATTGTCCTCGTCAGTGGAGAACTAAACTTCCCTTCGAGGCCCAAAATCGGGTCCAACAAGTCAGTGATCGGGGTGGGCAAAACAGCGCAGATAACCGGGTCAGGGTTGGATATCGTCAACGCGACGAATGTGATTATCCAGAATCTGAAGATTAGTTTTATTCTGGATAACGACTGCATCACGATAAGAAACTCGACGAGGGTGTGGGTGGACCACAACGAGTTTACGAGCGATATCTCCAAGGGGCCAGATGAATAC GACGGCCAGGTTGACATCATCCGCGGCTCCGACTGGATCACCGTCTCGTGGAACTACTTCCACGACCACTGGAAGTCCTCCCTCGTCGGCAACGACGCTAACTTCCGTGACATTGACTTTGGCCACCTGCACATCACctaccaccacaaccactgGCGCAACGAGGGGACTCGCGGTCCGGCCGGACGGTTTGGTCATCAGCACGTCTACAACAACTTGTATGAGGACTTTTTGTACCAGGCTATCCACTCGAGGTCGGATAACcaggtgctggtggaggggaatgtCTTTAGGGGTAAGACGAGGGAGGCGTTGAGTACGTATGGGTTGGTGATCCCGGAGGATTCGCCAAACACGTGTGTttgtggggatgaggagctggatgggTTTGCGAATTTAGGGGCCA GAAACGACTGGGGCGGGGCAACGGTCAACATCACGCAGGTGGGAGACTTTGTGAAGGCGCCGTACAAGTACAAGTTGACGccgctgctgttggtgtctCCGTTGGTGAAGTTTGGCGCGGGAGTAGGGAAGATCTGA